In the genome of Streptacidiphilus rugosus AM-16, one region contains:
- a CDS encoding winged helix DNA-binding protein, whose translation MNAVAPTLTPRIIGEVESAHLAHLRLTLAPYGIDRERSIALNATAAGDGVAEVDALVRRLVGGLKITPEQAHEAVAALVADGLLASEGEDRVRATEAGQTLVAEVGAVAAGVIAGAYGGVPEADLAVAARVLTEITDRLNEQLVARLEQRNAAA comes from the coding sequence ATGAACGCCGTCGCACCCACGCTCACCCCCCGCATCATCGGCGAGGTCGAGAGCGCCCACCTGGCCCACCTGCGCCTCACCCTGGCCCCCTACGGGATCGACCGTGAGCGGTCCATCGCCCTGAACGCGACCGCGGCAGGCGACGGTGTCGCCGAGGTCGACGCCCTGGTGCGGCGGCTGGTCGGCGGGCTGAAGATCACCCCCGAGCAGGCGCACGAGGCGGTCGCCGCGCTGGTCGCCGACGGCCTGCTCGCCTCCGAAGGCGAGGACCGGGTCCGGGCGACCGAGGCCGGACAGACGCTCGTCGCGGAGGTCGGCGCCGTGGCCGCAGGCGTGATCGCCGGGGCCTACGGCGGTGTCCCGGAGGCCGATCTGGCCGTGGCCGCGCGGGTGCTGACCGAGATCACCGATCGGCTGAACGAGCAGCTCGTCGCCCGCCTGGAGCAGCGGAACGCCGCCGCCTGA
- a CDS encoding MarR family winged helix-turn-helix transcriptional regulator — MSNAPKGPTPGFLVWRLSLKWRVAVDRAVAPLGLTHAKYSLVSSLYGMQLAGRRPSQRELADHTGLEPLYVSKLARSLESDGLVERVRDEVDTRAVRLALTERGTGTAQQAVEVVRRLHEELLEPLGGLSGERTGAFVAELTALLDVPIGIDNAYEPNASNTSNVSHEEKS, encoded by the coding sequence ATGAGCAACGCACCGAAGGGCCCGACGCCCGGCTTCCTGGTCTGGCGGCTCTCGCTCAAGTGGCGAGTGGCCGTCGACCGGGCGGTCGCGCCGCTGGGGCTCACCCACGCGAAGTACTCGCTGGTCTCCTCGCTCTACGGCATGCAGCTGGCCGGACGGCGCCCCAGCCAGCGGGAGCTCGCCGACCACACCGGTCTGGAGCCGCTGTACGTGTCCAAGCTGGCCCGTTCGCTGGAGTCGGACGGACTGGTCGAGCGGGTGCGCGACGAGGTGGACACGCGGGCCGTCCGGCTCGCGCTCACCGAGCGCGGGACCGGGACGGCGCAGCAGGCCGTCGAGGTGGTGCGGCGGCTGCACGAGGAGCTGCTGGAACCGCTCGGCGGGCTGTCCGGAGAGCGCACCGGGGCCTTCGTCGCGGAACTGACCGCGCTGCTCGACGTACCGATCGGGATCGACAACGCCTACGAACCGAACGCATCGAACACATCGAACGTCTCGCACGAGGAGAAGTCATGA
- a CDS encoding SDR family oxidoreductase, whose translation MGDAEIVVTGGTGVLGRAVVARLRERGEAVRVLSRRERPADAEPGLGWARADLSTGEGVDAALAGAAAVVHCATGFGGDQEATLMRNLVAGARRAPGVTAPHLVYVSIVGVERIPFGYYRAKLAAEELLSRSGLPWTVQRATQFHDLLRALFAATARAPLMVVPDLRFQPVDVRDVATRLAELAVAAPLDGWALDIGGPETRTAPDLARAYLAATGRHRPLLPFRLPGRTFSAFRAGGNLVPGEPYGHIAFGQYLSELPAPRSLPYRNRQG comes from the coding sequence ATGGGCGACGCGGAGATCGTGGTGACCGGCGGGACGGGCGTGCTGGGCCGGGCCGTGGTCGCCCGCCTGCGGGAGCGCGGCGAGGCGGTCCGGGTGCTCAGCCGCAGGGAGCGTCCCGCGGACGCCGAGCCGGGGCTCGGCTGGGCGAGGGCGGACCTCTCCACCGGCGAGGGCGTGGACGCGGCCCTCGCCGGAGCCGCCGCCGTGGTGCACTGCGCCACCGGTTTCGGCGGCGACCAGGAGGCCACACTCATGCGGAACCTGGTCGCGGGCGCCCGTCGGGCGCCCGGCGTGACGGCGCCTCACCTGGTGTACGTGTCGATCGTCGGCGTCGAACGGATCCCCTTCGGCTACTACCGCGCGAAGCTGGCGGCGGAGGAACTGCTCAGCCGGTCGGGCCTGCCGTGGACCGTTCAGCGGGCCACCCAGTTCCACGACCTGCTGCGCGCCCTGTTCGCCGCGACGGCCAGGGCCCCGCTGATGGTCGTCCCCGACCTGCGCTTCCAGCCGGTCGACGTGCGGGACGTCGCCACCCGCCTCGCCGAACTGGCCGTCGCCGCGCCTCTCGACGGCTGGGCCCTCGACATCGGCGGCCCGGAGACCCGCACCGCCCCCGACCTGGCCCGCGCCTACCTCGCCGCGACCGGCCGCCACCGGCCGCTCCTGCCCTTCCGCCTGCCCGGCCGCACCTTCTCGGCCTTCCGCGCGGGCGGCAATCTGGTGCCCGGCGAGCCCTACGGTCACATCGCCTTCGGCCAGTACCTGTCCGAACTTCCCGCCCCGCGCAGCCTGCCCTACCGCAACCGCCAGGGCTGA
- a CDS encoding dipeptidase yields MPQAHPAGLEDPTPLAQAVAALMPRAKDELAELVAYRSVADPRQFPVSECEKAATWVADALRAEGFDEVAVLDTPDGTQSVYGLLPGPEGAPTVLLYAHYDVQPPLDEKAWVSPPFELTERDGRWYGRGSADCKGGFLMHLTALRALRAEGGVPVTVKVIVEGSEEQGTGGLERYAEAHPELLTADAIVIGDTGNFRVGLPTVTATLRGMTMVEVGVKTLGGNLHSGQFGGAAPDALAALIRMLDSLRDETGATAVRGLEEQARQGWEGLQYEESAFRADAKVLDGVGLIGTGTVADRIWARPAVTVLGIDCPAIVGATPSVQAEAKALVSLRVPPGLDAAEAEEALTAHLTAAAPWGARVEVTPRGQGQAFRADTGSPAYAAMAEAMGVAYPGEELQIAGQGGSIPLCNTLATLYPEAEILLIGLSEPDAQIHAVNESVSPQELERLSLAEALFLRGYAAGKRG; encoded by the coding sequence ATGCCCCAGGCACACCCCGCCGGCCTCGAAGACCCGACCCCGCTCGCGCAGGCCGTCGCCGCGCTGATGCCGCGCGCCAAGGACGAGTTGGCCGAGCTCGTCGCGTACCGGTCGGTCGCGGACCCGCGGCAGTTCCCCGTGAGCGAGTGCGAGAAGGCGGCCACCTGGGTCGCCGACGCGCTGCGCGCGGAGGGGTTCGACGAGGTCGCGGTGCTGGACACGCCGGACGGGACGCAGTCCGTCTACGGGCTGCTGCCCGGCCCCGAGGGCGCGCCGACGGTGCTGCTGTACGCGCACTACGACGTGCAGCCGCCGCTGGACGAGAAGGCCTGGGTCTCGCCGCCGTTCGAGCTGACCGAGCGGGACGGACGCTGGTACGGGCGCGGCTCCGCCGACTGCAAGGGCGGCTTCCTGATGCACCTCACCGCGCTGCGGGCGCTGCGCGCCGAGGGCGGCGTGCCGGTCACCGTCAAGGTGATCGTGGAGGGCTCGGAGGAGCAGGGCACGGGCGGTCTCGAACGCTACGCCGAGGCGCACCCCGAGCTGCTCACCGCCGACGCGATCGTGATCGGCGACACCGGCAACTTCAGGGTCGGCCTGCCGACGGTGACGGCCACGCTGCGCGGTATGACGATGGTCGAGGTCGGCGTGAAGACCCTCGGCGGGAACCTGCACTCGGGTCAGTTCGGCGGCGCCGCACCGGACGCGCTCGCCGCGCTGATCCGGATGCTCGACTCGCTGCGCGACGAGACCGGCGCGACCGCGGTGCGCGGCCTGGAGGAGCAGGCGCGGCAGGGCTGGGAGGGCCTGCAGTACGAGGAGTCCGCCTTCCGTGCGGACGCCAAGGTGCTGGACGGGGTGGGCCTGATCGGCACCGGAACCGTCGCCGACCGCATCTGGGCGCGGCCCGCGGTGACCGTGCTCGGCATCGACTGCCCGGCGATCGTCGGCGCCACGCCGTCCGTCCAGGCCGAGGCCAAGGCCCTGGTCAGCCTGCGGGTGCCGCCGGGCCTGGACGCCGCCGAGGCGGAGGAGGCGCTCACGGCCCATCTGACGGCAGCGGCCCCCTGGGGCGCACGGGTCGAGGTGACCCCGCGCGGCCAGGGCCAGGCGTTCCGCGCCGACACCGGCAGCCCCGCCTACGCGGCGATGGCGGAGGCCATGGGCGTCGCCTACCCGGGCGAGGAGCTGCAGATCGCCGGCCAGGGCGGCTCGATCCCGCTCTGCAACACCCTGGCCACCCTCTACCCGGAGGCGGAGATCCTGCTGATCGGCCTCAGCGAGCCGGACGCGCAGATCCACGCGGTCAACGAGAGCGTCTCGCCGCAGGAGCTGGAGCGGCTCTCGCTCGCCGAGGCGCTGTTCCTGCGCGGCTACGCGGCGGGCAAGCGCGGCTGA